One window of the Oceanicaulis sp. genome contains the following:
- the gshB gene encoding glutathione synthase: MLQIAFQMDPIGSVNVNADSTFDIALECFSRGHEIWVYEPKDLSFEDGRVRAKAQRITAMQRVQGQHASLSERETLDLHGVDVVFLRQDPPFDMSYITSTHLLEHLQPEVLVVNDPRHVRDAPEKLFVTHFEGLMPPTLITSSEKEIRAFFERHERDIVVKPLFGNGGAGVFRIRETAENLASLVELFQQVSRDPLMAQAFVPDVRNGDKRVILVDGEPVGAINRIPAEGEVRANMHVGGVAAKSDLTDRDREICAAIGPELKRRGLVFVGIDVIGNYLTEINVTSPTGIQELRRFSGVDVSALLADWVEARAGR; encoded by the coding sequence ATGCTGCAGATCGCCTTTCAGATGGACCCGATCGGGTCGGTGAACGTCAACGCGGACTCCACCTTCGACATCGCGCTGGAGTGCTTTTCGCGCGGCCATGAGATCTGGGTCTACGAACCCAAGGATCTGAGCTTCGAGGACGGGCGCGTCCGGGCGAAGGCCCAGCGCATCACCGCGATGCAGCGCGTGCAGGGCCAGCACGCGAGCCTGTCCGAGCGCGAGACGCTCGATCTGCACGGGGTGGACGTGGTCTTCCTGCGGCAGGACCCGCCCTTCGACATGAGCTACATCACCTCGACGCATCTTCTTGAGCATCTGCAGCCCGAGGTGCTGGTGGTGAACGATCCGCGCCATGTGCGCGACGCGCCGGAAAAGCTGTTCGTCACCCATTTCGAAGGGCTTATGCCGCCCACGCTGATCACGTCTTCGGAAAAGGAGATCCGCGCCTTCTTCGAAAGGCACGAGCGCGACATCGTGGTCAAGCCGCTGTTCGGAAACGGCGGCGCTGGCGTGTTCCGCATTCGCGAGACGGCGGAGAATCTCGCAAGCCTGGTCGAACTGTTCCAGCAGGTCAGCCGCGACCCGCTGATGGCCCAGGCTTTCGTCCCCGACGTGCGCAACGGCGACAAGCGGGTGATCCTGGTGGACGGCGAGCCGGTGGGCGCCATCAACCGCATCCCCGCCGAGGGCGAGGTGCGCGCGAACATGCATGTCGGCGGGGTGGCGGCGAAGTCCGACCTCACCGACCGGGACCGGGAGATCTGCGCGGCGATCGGGCCCGAGCTCAAGCGCCGGGGCCTGGTCTTCGTGGGCATCGACGTGATCGGGAATTATCTCACCGAGATCAACGTCACGTCTCCGACGGGCATACAGGAATTGCGCCGCTTCTCCGGGGTCGATGTCAGCGCGCTTCTGGCCGACTGGGTGGAGGCGAGGGCGGGGCGGTGA
- a CDS encoding cation:proton antiporter family protein — protein MTEAIYGYVFYEIAALLVLAAAVGFLGLLLRQPLIVSFIAVGVIAGPSVLDIARSDEPIDLLAELGIAVLLFLVGLKLDLGLVRTLGPVALITGLGQVAFTTVFGFGLGLALGLDTLTAVYVAVALTFSSTIIIVKLLSDKREIDSLHGRIALGFLIVQDLVVVIAMIVLSAINAGGGGEGALGDVAGVLGYGLAMLAGVAVFARYAATPLVERLSQAPELLVSFAIGWAALLAALGHYLGFGKELGGLLAGVSLASTPFREAIAARLASLRDFLLLFFFIALGASLDLSVLGANLGPAIVLSLFVLIGNPLIVLAIMGTMGYRKRTGFLAGLTVAQISEFSLIFMTMGVTIGHVGPDALGLVTLVGLVTIAASTYMITYSHALYARLEPLLGVFERRSAGRVEDAGSAEARPHDVIVFGLGRYGLGIAARLEAAGLKVLGVDFSPVAVRRARAQGRDVVFGDATDPEFVSHLPLRAASWLVMAVPEHDTGLTHSDPRRALLRAARDLGFAGKVAVATHRPEIADGLQADGADLVLMPYRDAALAAATLILGRETTPEAPPETGRREENALEY, from the coding sequence ATGACCGAAGCGATCTACGGCTACGTGTTTTACGAGATCGCGGCCCTGCTCGTGCTCGCCGCCGCAGTGGGATTTCTCGGCCTTCTGCTGCGCCAGCCCCTGATCGTCAGCTTCATCGCCGTGGGCGTGATCGCCGGACCGTCGGTGCTGGACATCGCGCGCTCCGACGAACCGATCGACCTGCTCGCCGAGCTCGGCATCGCGGTGCTGCTGTTTCTCGTCGGGCTGAAGCTCGATCTGGGCCTCGTGCGCACGCTGGGCCCGGTCGCCCTGATAACCGGGCTGGGCCAGGTCGCCTTCACCACGGTGTTCGGCTTCGGACTGGGCCTGGCGCTGGGTCTCGATACGCTCACCGCAGTCTATGTCGCGGTGGCGCTGACGTTTTCCTCCACGATCATCATCGTCAAGCTGCTCTCGGACAAGCGCGAGATCGACTCCCTTCACGGACGCATCGCGCTGGGCTTCCTGATCGTGCAGGACCTCGTGGTGGTGATCGCGATGATCGTTCTGTCGGCGATCAACGCCGGCGGCGGCGGGGAGGGCGCGCTCGGCGACGTGGCGGGCGTGCTGGGCTACGGGCTGGCCATGCTGGCCGGCGTGGCGGTGTTCGCCCGCTACGCCGCTACGCCGCTGGTCGAGCGCCTGTCGCAAGCGCCCGAGCTGCTCGTCTCCTTCGCCATCGGCTGGGCGGCGCTGCTCGCCGCGCTGGGGCATTATCTGGGCTTCGGCAAGGAGCTCGGCGGCCTGCTGGCGGGGGTGTCGCTCGCCTCCACCCCGTTCCGCGAGGCGATCGCCGCCCGGCTCGCTTCGCTGCGCGATTTCCTGCTGCTGTTCTTCTTCATCGCGCTGGGCGCCTCGCTCGATCTGTCCGTGCTCGGCGCCAATCTCGGTCCTGCGATCGTGCTTTCACTTTTCGTGCTGATCGGCAATCCGCTGATCGTGCTCGCGATCATGGGGACGATGGGCTACCGCAAGCGCACGGGGTTTCTGGCCGGGCTGACCGTGGCGCAGATCAGCGAGTTCTCGCTGATCTTCATGACCATGGGGGTGACGATCGGCCATGTCGGCCCCGACGCTCTGGGACTGGTCACCCTGGTCGGTCTCGTGACCATCGCCGCCTCCACCTACATGATCACCTACTCGCACGCCCTTTACGCGCGGCTCGAACCGCTCCTGGGCGTCTTCGAGCGGCGCAGCGCCGGCCGCGTGGAGGACGCAGGATCCGCCGAGGCGCGCCCGCACGACGTGATCGTGTTCGGGCTGGGCCGATACGGTCTGGGCATCGCCGCGCGTCTCGAAGCCGCCGGGCTGAAAGTGCTCGGCGTGGATTTCAGCCCTGTCGCGGTGCGCCGGGCGCGGGCCCAGGGCCGTGACGTGGTGTTCGGCGACGCCACCGACCCTGAATTCGTCTCCCATCTGCCGCTGCGCGCGGCGAGCTGGCTGGTGATGGCGGTGCCTGAACACGACACCGGCCTCACCCATTCCGATCCGCGCCGCGCGCTACTGCGCGCCGCCCGCGATCTCGGCTTCGCCGGAAAGGTCGCGGTCGCCACCCACCGGCCCGAAATCGCGGACGGGCTGCAAGCCGACGGCGCAGATCTCGTGCTCATGCCCTATCGCGATGCGGCGCTGGCCGCAGCCACGCTGATCCTGGGCCGGGAGACCACACCGGAGGCGCCGCCGGAGACCGGCCGGCGCGAGGAGAACGCGCTTGAATACTGA
- a CDS encoding universal stress protein has translation MNTDPSARLLAVIDAGSAASVIEAAAAQAGRRSLDLDLLACVTPPPDLHAAAEIAGAGPEALIEALLDNRRREIEAVLPAGLKDRLTVRCGKTFIEIIREAAARPTAMVVKAAEPLGGPLSRLFASTDQHLLRKCPCPVWLRAPEAGPEVTRVLAAVDVDPEADEPETLADLNARVLDTAIAMAEPDGVVHVAHAWQADAEGLYWAFGSSGEDAGQRYAAAVKAGRKRGLDALLAPYREAAGGPDLSAHLLRGAPHAVIPDLARRVRADLLVMGTVARTGLRGVIIGNTAENILNAAAGSVVAVKPSGFVTPIVV, from the coding sequence TTGAATACTGATCCGTCAGCCCGTCTGCTCGCCGTGATCGACGCCGGCTCGGCCGCTTCCGTGATCGAGGCCGCCGCCGCGCAGGCCGGCCGCCGGAGCCTCGACCTCGATCTTCTCGCCTGCGTCACCCCGCCGCCCGATCTTCACGCCGCCGCGGAAATCGCAGGCGCCGGTCCCGAGGCGCTGATCGAGGCCCTGCTGGACAATCGCCGCCGCGAGATCGAAGCGGTCCTGCCCGCCGGACTGAAAGACCGGCTGACCGTGCGTTGCGGCAAGACCTTCATCGAGATCATCCGCGAAGCCGCCGCCAGGCCGACCGCCATGGTGGTCAAGGCGGCCGAGCCGCTGGGCGGACCGCTGAGCCGGCTGTTCGCCAGCACCGACCAGCATCTTCTGCGCAAATGCCCCTGCCCGGTCTGGCTGCGCGCGCCGGAGGCGGGACCGGAGGTGACCCGCGTCCTGGCTGCGGTCGACGTCGATCCGGAAGCCGACGAACCCGAGACGCTCGCCGATCTGAACGCCCGCGTGCTCGACACCGCGATCGCCATGGCCGAACCGGACGGGGTGGTGCACGTCGCGCACGCCTGGCAGGCCGATGCGGAGGGCCTGTACTGGGCGTTCGGATCCTCCGGGGAAGACGCCGGCCAGCGCTACGCCGCTGCGGTGAAAGCCGGGCGCAAGCGCGGTCTCGACGCCTTGCTCGCCCCCTACAGGGAAGCGGCCGGCGGACCGGACCTTTCCGCCCATCTGCTGCGCGGTGCGCCGCACGCCGTCATTCCCGACCTCGCCCGCCGCGTGCGCGCCGATCTGCTCGTGATGGGCACCGTCGCGCGTACGGGTCTGCGCGGCGTGATCATCGGCAACACCGCCGAGAACATCCTCAATGCGGCGGCCGGGTCGGTCGTCGCGGTCAAGCCGTCGGGCTTCGTCACGCCGATCGTAGTGTGA
- a CDS encoding phosphatase PAP2 family protein, with product MDQSWVQRLGGRFGVQSIEIKTVAAFALIGLAVWLFAEIADAVVEGESHQIDTMILLALRAAPEDPVGPFWVEYAVADITALGGYAVLTLLVVLSVIYLWLQKMPGKAALIVASVVSGTSLVSVFKTFFDRARPDLVDHLTHATSSSFPSGHATAAALTYLTLGLLLASAQKRRRTRVFIVGAALLIAVMVGASRVYLGVHWPSDVLAGWGFGAAWALIWWLIARYFTRNRDRSGE from the coding sequence ATGGACCAGAGCTGGGTGCAGCGCCTGGGCGGGCGCTTCGGCGTTCAGTCGATCGAGATCAAGACCGTGGCGGCCTTCGCCCTGATCGGGCTGGCGGTCTGGCTGTTCGCCGAGATCGCCGATGCGGTGGTCGAGGGCGAGAGCCATCAGATCGACACGATGATCCTTCTGGCGCTCAGGGCCGCGCCGGAGGACCCGGTGGGGCCGTTCTGGGTCGAATACGCGGTCGCCGACATCACAGCGCTGGGCGGATACGCGGTGCTGACCCTGCTGGTCGTGCTCAGCGTGATCTATCTCTGGCTTCAGAAGATGCCGGGCAAGGCGGCGCTGATCGTCGCCTCTGTGGTGTCGGGCACGTCGCTGGTGTCGGTGTTCAAGACTTTCTTCGACCGGGCGCGGCCCGATCTGGTCGACCACCTGACCCATGCGACCAGTTCGAGCTTCCCCAGCGGTCACGCCACCGCGGCGGCGCTGACCTATCTGACGCTGGGGCTGTTGCTGGCGAGCGCGCAGAAACGGCGGCGGACCCGCGTGTTCATCGTCGGCGCGGCGCTTCTGATCGCGGTGATGGTGGGCGCCAGCCGGGTCTATCTGGGCGTTCACTGGCCCAGTGACGTGCTCGCCGGCTGGGGGTTCGGCGCGGCCTGGGCGCTGATCTGGTGGCTGATCGCACGCTATTTCACCCGAAACCGCGACCGGTCGGGAGAGTGA
- a CDS encoding IS110 family transposase, with amino-acid sequence MTLPDRYVGCDVSKLWLDVFDPAQGRACRIPNTSADAARLAASIAATGGFVVFEATGVYDQALRAALHAAGVQNARINPTTARRFAQATGRKAKTDALDAVVLADLGARLRPAPDPAPCPHRERLGRLGLRRDQLVAARKDEIIRLKATGEPILIDSLKAHIAWLDGAISAIEREIAVLIAATELNDQARLLATAPGVGPVTAQVLLALMPELGASTPKRLAALAGLAPFNHDSGQLKGKRCISGGRRRVRSALFIAAMIAARLCPDLKAFADRIQAQGKPRKLALIAVARKLLTRLNAMLRDQTAYSTA; translated from the coding sequence ATGACTTTACCTGATCGCTACGTCGGATGCGACGTGTCCAAGCTCTGGCTGGACGTTTTCGACCCCGCCCAGGGCCGGGCGTGCCGCATCCCCAACACCTCCGCCGACGCGGCCCGGCTGGCCGCCTCGATCGCCGCCACCGGCGGCTTCGTCGTCTTCGAGGCGACGGGTGTGTATGACCAGGCTCTGCGCGCCGCGCTGCATGCGGCCGGTGTTCAGAACGCGCGCATCAACCCCACCACCGCCCGGCGCTTCGCCCAAGCCACCGGCCGCAAGGCGAAGACCGACGCGCTGGACGCGGTCGTGCTCGCAGATCTGGGCGCCCGGCTCAGGCCTGCGCCTGACCCCGCGCCGTGCCCGCACCGTGAACGGCTGGGCCGGCTCGGGCTCAGGCGCGACCAGCTGGTCGCCGCCCGCAAGGACGAGATCATCCGGCTGAAGGCGACCGGCGAGCCGATCCTGATCGACAGCTTGAAGGCGCACATCGCATGGCTGGACGGCGCGATCTCGGCCATCGAGCGCGAGATCGCCGTCCTGATCGCGGCCACCGAACTCAACGACCAGGCCCGCCTGCTCGCTACCGCGCCGGGCGTTGGGCCGGTCACTGCGCAGGTGTTGCTCGCGCTGATGCCCGAACTGGGCGCCAGCACCCCCAAGCGTCTCGCCGCGCTCGCCGGGCTGGCCCCGTTCAACCACGACTCAGGTCAGCTCAAGGGAAAGCGCTGCATCTCCGGCGGGCGGCGGCGCGTGCGATCCGCCCTGTTCATCGCCGCCATGATCGCCGCAAGGCTATGCCCGGACCTGAAAGCCTTCGCTGACCGCATCCAGGCGCAGGGAAAGCCCAGAAAACTCGCCCTCATCGCCGTCGCCAGAAAACTCCTCACCCGCCTGAACGCCATGCTTAGAGATCAAACCGCCTACAGCACCGCATAA
- the rpsP gene encoding 30S ribosomal protein S16, whose translation MAVKIRLARGGAKKRPYYRIVVADERMPRDGRFIEKIGHYNPMLPKDHENRVAVDAEKAAEWIKKGAQPTDRVARFLKDAGVYEWTHGNNPKKGEPGEKAKERAAERAEKEEARKAAEEEAKNAPAEEETSEEAASEEAPAEEASAEEEKSE comes from the coding sequence ATGGCTGTGAAAATCCGTCTCGCCCGCGGCGGCGCCAAGAAGCGCCCCTATTACCGCATCGTCGTCGCCGACGAGCGCATGCCGCGGGACGGCCGCTTCATCGAGAAGATCGGCCACTACAACCCGATGCTGCCGAAAGACCACGAGAACCGCGTGGCCGTCGACGCCGAGAAGGCCGCCGAGTGGATCAAGAAGGGCGCCCAGCCCACCGACCGCGTCGCGCGCTTCCTGAAGGACGCGGGCGTCTATGAGTGGACCCACGGCAACAACCCCAAGAAGGGCGAGCCGGGCGAGAAGGCCAAGGAACGCGCCGCCGAGCGCGCCGAAAAGGAAGAGGCCCGCAAGGCCGCCGAGGAAGAAGCCAAGAACGCTCCGGCCGAGGAAGAAACCTCTGAAGAGGCCGCTTCCGAAGAAGCTCCGGCTGAAGAGGCGTCCGCCGAGGAAGAAAAGTCCGAATAG
- the rimM gene encoding ribosome maturation factor RimM (Essential for efficient processing of 16S rRNA) produces the protein MTKPDLVVIAAIAGAHGVQGEARIKPFGDPEAVCSYGPFLDEDGNVIFTPVKARPGPNGLVIARFKENPTREQLLKLKSTRLYVPRSALPETDEDEFYYTDLIGLAVEDLQGETLGKVKSVQDFGAGDLLEISGPDGVVFLPFTRRTVPHVDLKAGRLVADPPEVDAEEGGEGAPGQGGR, from the coding sequence ATGACGAAACCCGATCTTGTGGTGATCGCCGCGATCGCCGGCGCGCACGGCGTTCAGGGCGAGGCGCGGATCAAGCCGTTCGGCGATCCGGAAGCGGTGTGCTCCTACGGGCCGTTCCTGGACGAGGACGGAAACGTGATCTTCACCCCGGTGAAGGCCCGGCCCGGGCCCAACGGTCTGGTGATCGCGCGGTTTAAGGAAAACCCCACCCGCGAACAGCTGCTCAAGCTGAAATCGACCCGGCTTTACGTGCCCCGCTCCGCCCTGCCCGAGACCGACGAGGACGAGTTCTACTACACCGACCTCATCGGGCTCGCGGTCGAGGATCTGCAGGGCGAAACGCTGGGCAAGGTGAAATCCGTGCAGGATTTCGGCGCGGGCGATCTTCTTGAAATATCAGGCCCGGACGGGGTGGTCTTCCTGCCCTTCACCCGCCGGACCGTCCCCCATGTCGACCTCAAGGCCGGCAGGCTCGTCGCCGATCCCCCCGAAGTCGACGCGGAAGAAGGCGGCGAAGGCGCGCCGGGACAGGGCGGCCGATAG
- the efp gene encoding elongation factor P — translation MKINGNEIKPGNVIKHQDTLWVAVKAEHVKPGKGGAFAQVELKNLLDGRKLNERFRSADKVERVRLEQRDYQYLYPEGEMLVFMNTETYDQIMLQTEFVGEDRAAFLTDGMMVTVEFYEDKPIGFELPTHVELEVIETEPVVKGQTAANSFKPAILTGNIRSAVPPFVGVGERIVVATEDGSYVRRAD, via the coding sequence ATGAAGATCAACGGCAACGAAATCAAGCCGGGCAACGTCATTAAGCACCAGGACACGCTCTGGGTCGCGGTGAAGGCCGAGCACGTCAAGCCGGGCAAGGGCGGCGCCTTCGCCCAGGTGGAGTTGAAGAACCTGCTCGACGGCCGCAAGCTCAACGAACGCTTCCGCTCCGCGGACAAGGTCGAGCGCGTCCGGCTCGAGCAGCGCGACTATCAGTATCTCTACCCCGAAGGCGAGATGCTGGTGTTCATGAACACCGAGACCTACGACCAGATCATGCTGCAGACCGAGTTCGTCGGCGAGGACCGCGCGGCCTTCCTGACCGACGGCATGATGGTCACCGTGGAGTTCTACGAGGACAAGCCGATCGGGTTCGAACTGCCCACCCATGTCGAGCTCGAAGTGATCGAGACCGAGCCGGTGGTGAAAGGCCAGACCGCGGCGAACTCGTTCAAGCCGGCCATCCTGACCGGAAACATCCGCTCCGCCGTGCCGCCCTTCGTGGGCGTGGGCGAGCGCATCGTCGTCGCCACCGAAGACGGCTCCTACGTGCGCCGGGCGGACTAG
- a CDS encoding inositol monophosphatase family protein, whose translation MQVMTGAARKAGRRLARDFNEIEHLQVSKKGPADFVTAADLKAEQIVFEELSKARPGYGFLMEERGAVEGTDKSHRWIVDPLDGTLNFMHAQPHFAVSIGLEREGELVAGVVYNPATDELFHAEKGRGCYVNDRRLRVSERRSFQEAVIGTGTPFFGKSGHARFLKELHQIMPMCAGIRRYGSAALDLAWVAAGRLDGFWERDLKPWDIAAGIVLVREAGGFAGSIESTGDVMETGHIAAGNEAILAELRQRLGKAA comes from the coding sequence ATGCAGGTGATGACCGGCGCGGCCCGCAAGGCCGGCCGCCGGCTCGCGCGCGACTTCAACGAGATCGAGCACCTGCAGGTCTCCAAGAAAGGCCCGGCCGACTTCGTCACCGCCGCCGATCTCAAGGCCGAGCAGATCGTCTTCGAGGAGCTGTCGAAGGCCCGTCCCGGCTACGGCTTCCTGATGGAGGAGCGCGGCGCGGTCGAGGGCACCGACAAGTCCCACCGCTGGATCGTCGACCCGCTCGACGGCACGCTGAACTTCATGCACGCCCAGCCCCATTTCGCCGTGTCCATCGGGCTCGAGCGCGAAGGCGAGCTGGTCGCCGGCGTGGTCTACAACCCCGCCACCGACGAGCTTTTCCACGCCGAGAAGGGCCGGGGCTGTTACGTCAACGACCGCCGCCTGCGCGTCTCGGAACGCCGCAGCTTCCAGGAGGCCGTGATCGGCACCGGAACGCCGTTCTTCGGCAAGTCCGGCCATGCGCGCTTCCTCAAGGAGCTTCACCAGATCATGCCGATGTGCGCGGGCATCCGCCGCTACGGCTCGGCCGCGCTCGATCTGGCCTGGGTGGCCGCAGGCCGGCTGGACGGGTTCTGGGAGCGCGATCTGAAGCCCTGGGACATCGCCGCGGGCATCGTCCTGGTGCGCGAGGCGGGCGGCTTCGCCGGCTCGATCGAGAGCACCGGCGACGTCATGGAGACCGGCCATATCGCCGCCGGCAACGAAGCGATCCTCGCCGAGCTGAGACAGCGCCTGGGCAAGGCGGCGTAA
- a CDS encoding trehalose-6-phosphate synthase, whose amino-acid sequence MHSSQRLVIVSNRAPADGLGAGGLAAALSDALTGREALWMGWSGETSPDAEAKPSETRSFGDLTVSLMDLTEDERDRYYLGYSNRTLWPALHYRLDLSDFDPDDLKVYRSVNARFADRLAEAVKPGDLIWVHDYHLIPLAAELRKRGLRNPIGFFLHIPFPPGEIFGAIPGADDLVAGLCAYDVIGFQSDQDRANFERLTLARGGAHTPDGRIAMNGRLCRARAYPIGIDAQAFRALAEQSDAPGALAGEGVKAMIGVDRMDYSKGLPERMEGLDAFFEARPEARGQVSLVQITPTSRADLPAYADLRRALDEAVGHVNGKYGEVDWTPVHYIARGVPREELAALYRQAAIGLVTPLRDGMNLVAKEFVAAQDPDDPGVLILSEFAGAAEQMSEALQVNPHDPDSIADAIATALDMDLDERKRRHAALWKTIDAQDARWWCRRFETDLKAYDQTRAEQRGRLAAALTGFAASVQ is encoded by the coding sequence ATGCATTCTTCACAGCGACTCGTGATCGTCTCCAACCGGGCTCCGGCGGACGGTCTGGGGGCCGGCGGGCTGGCTGCGGCGCTCTCTGACGCGCTGACCGGCCGCGAAGCGCTGTGGATGGGGTGGAGCGGCGAAACCTCCCCCGACGCCGAAGCCAAACCCAGCGAGACGCGCAGCTTCGGCGACCTCACCGTCAGCCTGATGGACCTCACCGAGGACGAGCGCGACCGGTATTACCTGGGATATTCCAACCGCACGCTCTGGCCGGCCCTGCACTACCGGCTCGATCTCAGCGATTTCGATCCCGACGACCTCAAGGTCTATCGCAGCGTCAACGCGCGTTTCGCCGACCGTCTGGCCGAGGCGGTCAAACCCGGCGATCTCATCTGGGTGCACGATTACCACCTGATCCCGCTGGCCGCCGAGCTCAGAAAACGCGGCCTCAGGAACCCGATCGGCTTTTTCCTGCACATCCCGTTTCCACCGGGAGAGATCTTCGGCGCCATCCCCGGCGCGGACGATCTGGTCGCCGGGCTCTGCGCCTATGACGTGATCGGCTTTCAGAGCGATCAGGACCGGGCGAATTTCGAGCGCCTGACCCTGGCGCGCGGCGGCGCGCACACCCCTGACGGCCGGATCGCGATGAACGGCCGGCTGTGCCGGGCGCGGGCCTATCCGATCGGCATCGACGCGCAGGCCTTCCGCGCTCTGGCCGAACAGAGCGACGCCCCCGGCGCGCTGGCCGGCGAGGGCGTGAAGGCGATGATCGGCGTGGACCGGATGGACTATTCCAAGGGTCTGCCCGAGCGCATGGAGGGGCTGGACGCGTTCTTCGAAGCCCGGCCCGAAGCGCGCGGACAGGTCTCGCTGGTTCAGATCACCCCGACCAGCCGCGCCGACCTGCCCGCCTACGCCGATCTGCGCCGCGCGCTCGACGAGGCGGTGGGCCATGTCAACGGCAAGTATGGCGAGGTGGACTGGACGCCGGTGCACTACATCGCCCGCGGCGTGCCGCGCGAAGAACTCGCCGCGCTCTACCGGCAGGCCGCGATCGGCCTGGTCACGCCCCTGCGCGACGGCATGAATCTCGTCGCCAAGGAGTTCGTCGCCGCCCAGGACCCGGACGATCCGGGCGTTCTGATCCTCAGCGAATTCGCCGGCGCGGCCGAGCAGATGAGCGAAGCCCTGCAGGTCAATCCGCACGATCCGGACTCGATCGCAGACGCGATCGCGACCGCGCTCGACATGGATCTCGACGAGCGCAAGCGCCGTCACGCGGCCCTGTGGAAGACCATAGACGCGCAGGACGCGCGCTGGTGGTGCCGCCGGTTCGAGACCGATCTGAAAGCCTATGACCAGACCCGGGCCGAGCAGCGCGGGCGCCTGGCCGCCGCCCTCACCGGATTTGCAGCGAGCGTACAGTGA
- the otsB gene encoding trehalose-phosphatase, producing the protein MGADALFLDFDGTLADIVDDPDAAALPPGFGGVLASIADAYGGAVAVVSGRAVESLDARLPKGLWRVGGHGAEIAAPGKPPQSSSRIPDAVAEAARWLDQSYPGVKIEPKPTGVAVHFRHARHAENACRQALERALEAAPGYVLQEGKCVIEARPAGLDKGAALQTLMKQAPFKGKRPIAIGDDVTDGSMMMAAKRAGGLGLGVGVDLPGAQRRFEHPVEVRAWLIGKLAPPRSRRPEPEFPRSEALIAGAALTP; encoded by the coding sequence ATGGGAGCGGACGCCCTCTTCCTCGATTTCGACGGCACGCTGGCCGACATCGTCGACGATCCCGACGCCGCCGCACTGCCGCCCGGCTTCGGCGGCGTGCTCGCCTCGATCGCGGACGCCTATGGCGGCGCGGTGGCCGTGGTGTCGGGCCGCGCGGTCGAGAGCCTGGACGCCCGCCTGCCGAAAGGCCTGTGGCGCGTGGGCGGTCACGGCGCGGAGATCGCTGCGCCCGGCAAGCCGCCGCAGTCGTCCAGCCGCATTCCCGACGCGGTCGCCGAGGCCGCACGCTGGCTCGACCAGTCCTATCCGGGCGTGAAGATCGAACCCAAACCCACCGGCGTCGCGGTGCATTTCCGCCACGCCAGGCATGCCGAGAACGCCTGCCGCCAGGCGCTTGAACGCGCGCTCGAGGCCGCGCCGGGCTATGTGCTGCAGGAGGGCAAGTGCGTGATCGAGGCGCGCCCGGCCGGGCTGGACAAGGGCGCGGCGCTTCAGACCCTGATGAAACAGGCGCCCTTCAAGGGAAAGCGGCCGATCGCGATCGGCGACGACGTCACCGACGGCTCGATGATGATGGCGGCGAAGCGCGCCGGCGGTCTGGGGCTTGGGGTGGGCGTCGACCTGCCCGGCGCCCAGCGGCGTTTCGAGCATCCGGTCGAAGTGCGCGCCTGGCTGATCGGCAAGCTGGCGCCGCCCCGCTCGCGCCGGCCGGAGCCTGAATTCCCGCGTTCCGAGGCGCTGATCGCAGGCGCCGCTCTGACGCCCTAA